GCGCAGCCGCGTAAGTCGCCGCATCGCGAATCCGCTCAAATTCATGCTGACGCGTTTCATCATCGGGTGCATCGGCATAGGCACCCGTATGAATTTCGATATAAGGTGCACCGCTGGCAACAGCGGCATCAATTTGTCGTTTATCCGCATCAATAAATAGCGAAACCAATATGTTAGCCTGGCTAAGCCTGGCTACCGCGTTATCGATTTTTTCCTGCTGCCCCGCGACGTCCAGCCCGCCTTCGGTTGTCACCTCCTGGCGTTTCTCCGGTACCAGACAGCAAAAATGCGGCTTCACGTCACAGGCGATATTCAGCATTTCTTCCGTGACAGCCATTTCCAGATTCATGCGGGTTTGGAGCGTTTCTCTCAAAATCCGTACATCACGATCCGTGATATGACGACGATCTTCACGCAAATGTACCGTAATGCCATCCGCTCCAGCCTGTTCAGCAACAAAAGCTGCTTGAACAGGGTCGGGATACGCCGTTCCACGTGCATTACGCAGTGTCGCGATGTGGTCAATGTTAACGCCAAGCAACAGTTCAGCCATGATAAATCCTCGATAAAGTCATGCACGATACGCTGGAGTTTACACCGATGTCACCGCGTTGGGGTACTGACGAGAGGGGATTATTTATCAGAAGAAGTGGTTTTGGACAAATTAGCAGCAGGAACGAATTGTCGAAACAGTTCACGACTTTTCAACGGCTTTCCCCCCAGATACGGCTTTAATGCGATGCGGGTGAAACGTTTTGCTGCCTTTAGTGTTCCAGCATCAGGAAATTCACGCGAGGCCAGCGAGCGTAACTCATGTCCAGTAAAGCTTTTATTATCGACAACCAGGCTGGCAATAAATCCCCTTTCCTCTCGATACTGGTAGGTCATGGTATTTGCCACGGGTTCACCGCTGCCAGCACAATGCAGGAAATCGACGCCGTATCCCAGATAGCCCAATAACGCTAATTCAAAGCGTCTTAATGCCGGTTCAGGAGAGGCATCATGTGCAGCAAGATGTTGTAAACAATGGAGATAATCAAAGAAAAGCGCGGAATAATTGGTTTCATGCTCCAGCACACGAGACAGCAACTCATTAACATATAAGCCGCTATACAGCATCGAACCAGTCAGTGGCAGTGCCAACGAGACAGGCTCCGCACTACGTAAGGTTTTCACCTCTCCCCGCCCGCTCCAGCGTACCAGTAGCGGAGTGAACGGCTGCAAGCAACCTTTCAGGTTAGAGCGGCGGGCTCGCGCGCCTTTGGCAAGCACGCGAACTCGGCCATCGCTTTCGCTGAACAGATCCAGCAACAAACTAGTTTCACTATAAGGTCGCCCATGCAAGACAAATGCGCGCTGCCAGCCTTCCATCGGCGTGAACCTTACAAGTCTTCGCTATAACCCAAGCTGCGCAGGGCACGTTCGTCATCTGCCCAACCGGATTTCACTTTAACCCACAGCTCAAGGTGCACTTTGGCTTCGAACATCTCTTCCATATCCTGACGAGACTCGATACCAATGGTTTTAATTTTGGCACCTTTGTTGCCAATGACCATCTTCTTCTGGCCTTCACGCTCAACCAGAATAAGACCGTTAATGTCGTAGCCACCGCGCTCATTCGTCACGAAACGCTCAATTTCGACCGTCACAGAATACGGCAACTCTTCACCGAGGAAGCGCATCAACTTCTCACGGATAATTTCCGATGCCATAAAACGCTGTGAGCGGTCGGTGATGTAGTCTTCTGGGAAGTGGTGCGTTGCCTGCGGCAAGTGTTTGCGCACAATGCTGGCAATCGTATCAACATTCGTGCCCTTCTCAGCCGAGATCGGAACGACGTCAAGGAAGTCCATCTGTTGGCTGAGGAACTGGATATGCGGCAGTAGCTTAGTTTTATCCGTGACGTTATCAACTTTATTGATCGCCAACAGCACAGGAAGTTTCTGATCGCGCAGCTTATTTAATACCATGTCATCGTCGTCGTTCCAGTGTGTCCCTTCCACAACGAAAATGATCAGCTCAACGTCACCAATTGAACTGCTGGCGGCACGGTTCATCAGGCGGTTAATCGCCCGTTTTTCTTCAATATGCAGCCCCGGAGTATCCACATAAATCGCCTGATAAGGCCCTTCAGTATGGATGCCCATGATGCGGTGCCGCGTCGTCTGAGGCTTACGTGACGTAATGGAGATCTTCTGCCCCAGTAATTGATTCAATAACGTCGATTTCCCGACGTTTGGTCGACCAACAATCGCGACAAAACCGCAGTGTGTCTGTACTTCGCTCATTCAAGCTCCAGTTTTTTCAACGCTTGTTCAGCCGCAGCCTGTTCGGCTTTACGACGGCTCGATCCTGTTCCAATGACCGACTCGCTAAAGCCGCTCACCTGACAGTGGATAGTAAACTCCTGATCATGTGCTTCCCCACGAACCTGTACCACCAGATAGGTTGGTAGAGGTAGGTGACGCCCTTGCAGAAACTCCTGCAACCGCGTTTTCGGATCTTTTTGCTTATCGCCGGGGCTGATTTCATCCAGGCGCGTTTGATACCAATTCAAGATCAAACGTTCGATATTCAGGATGTCACTGTCGAGGAAAATGCCACCAATCAGGGCTTCGACCGTATCAGCCAATATCGATTCACGACGGAAGCCACCGCTTTTTAACTCACCGGGGCCGAGGCGTAAACACTCTCCCAGTTCAAATTCACGCGCGATTTCCGCCAAGGTATTACCTCGCACCAGCGTGGCTCGCATCCGGCTCATGTCTCCCTCGTCAACCTTGGGAAAACGATGATACAGCGCATTAGCGATCACAAAACTCAGGATGGAGTCACCCAGAAACTCGAGTCTTTCATTATGTTTGCTGCTGGCACTGCGATGTGTCAACGCCTGTAACAAAAGCTCGTACTGCTGAAAAGTATAGCCCAGCTTTCTTTGTAAACGATTTATCAGGATGGGATTCATGTGTTACCAATAGATCAACGATGCGTCAAAAACAGCAGCATACGGAACAGCCCTGCTTACCAATTCGGTCAAAACTGTTTCGTTTGCATTGGCTCCCATAAGGGAGCCTGCCTTTCTGCCCGTCATACTTCGCATTGCATGTACGTTAGCGGTGTTCAAACGATAACGTGTTGTCCTGCAAGCCGCATTATTTAGGGCACGTTCTTTCAAAAAATATTTCAGAAAATATTCTACAACGGACAGCATTATAATGCTGCCTGTATCTTATTTTGAGTAATGTTTACTTTTGATTAATGCTTACTTTGGTTAATGGATACCACCGATGCGACTCAAACGTACACCAGTAGGCCATTCACCTTCCTGCTTATCAAAGCTCATCCAGATAGCCGTCGCTTTACCGACTAGATTTCTCTCCGGTACAAAGCCCCAATAGCGACTATCCAGACTGTTGTCGCGGTTATCACCCATCATGAAGTAGTGCCCTGTCGGAACAACCCATGTCGCAAGCTGCTGCTGCGATTGCTGATAATAACCACCGAGCTGATCCTGCTGACCTGGCACTAGCAAAATATTATGCGTGACATTGCCTAATGACTCTTTACGCGTGCCCATGCGAACGCCATCTACGCTGTTGTCATTGGCAGGCACCTGATAGAAACCGCCACGCGATTCCCCACCAGGCTGGTTAAAAGTCTGAACAAAATCACTCGGCTGCACATTACTGTATGTGACCGCCAGTGCGGTATCACACGCCTGCTGCCCCTGACAGGATGGACGAATCGTTACCTGCTTGGTTATCGGGTTATAGCTGACGCGATCGCCCGGCACACCAACCACGCGTTTAATGAAGTCCACTTTAGGATCGGACGGATATTTAAACACCACCACGTCACCACGCTTCGGGTGTCCCGTTTCGATCAGCGTTTTTTGCGTGAAGGGTTCTTTAATGCCATAGGCAAATTTCTCCACCAGAATAAAATCACCGATCAACAGTGTCGGCATCATCGAACCCGATGGAATTTGAAACGGCTCATAAATAAAGGAGCGCACCACCAATACCAAAGCCACTACTGGGAATACGGACGCGATGGTTTCGATCCAGCCAGGTTGTTGAATGGCTTTCGACGAAACCGCACCATCAGCCAGCTCGGCACCGCTCATGGCGGCAAATTTTTTCCGGCGAGCCGGTGCCCAAATGAAGCGATCTAAACACCAGACAATCCCCGTGACCAGCGTCACCAATGCCAGAATTACGGCAAACATATTGGCCATGCCAACTCCTCAGAATTTATTTACTGTCTTTGCCGACGTGCAGGATTGCCAGAAACGCCTCTTGCGGCAGTTCGACATTACCGACCTGCTTCATACGTTTCTTACCGTCTTTCTGTTTCTGCAACAGTTTCTTCTTACGGCTGACGTCGCCACCATAACACTTGGCCAGTACGTTTTTACGCAATTGCTTAACCGTAGAACGCGCAATAATGTGGTTACCAATGGCGGCCTGAATCGCGATATCAAACTGTTGACGCGGAATCAGTTCTTTCATCTTTTCGACAAATTCACGGCCACGGTATTGTGAATTATCACGGTGAGTAATGAGGGCCAATGCATCGACACGCTCGTTGTTGATTAATACATCAACGCGCACCATGTCTGATGTCTGGAAACGTTTGAAACCATAATCCAGTGATGCATAACCACGAGACGTTGATTTCAGGCGATCAAAGAAATCGAGCACCACTTCGGCCATCGGGATCTCATACGTCAACGCAACCTGATTGCCGTGGTACACCATGTTCGTCTGCACACCGCGCTTCTCAATACAAAGCGTAATCACGTTGCCCAAATATTCCTGAGGCATCAGCATGTGACACTCGGCAATCGGTTCGCGCAATTCCTGGATATTATTCAACGGCGGCAGTTTAGACGGGCTATCGACATAAATAGTTTCTTTCGCCGTCGTTTCTACTTCATACACCACCGTCGGCGCAGTGGTGATCAATTCCAGATCGTACTCACGCTCCAGACGTTCCTGAATGATCTCCATGTGCAACAGACCCAGAAAGCCACAGCGGAAACCAAAGCCCAGCGCGGTAGAGCTTTCTGGCTCATAGAACAAAGAGGCATCATTGAGGCTCAGCTTGCCTAACGCATCACGGAATGCTTCATAGTCGTCGGAACTGATCGGGAACAGACCGGCATAAACCTGCGGTTTGACTTTCTTAAAACCCGGCAACGCTGTTTCAGCTGGCTGACGCGCCAGCGTCAGGGTATCCCCGACTGGCGCACCTAAAATATCTTTGATGGCGCACACTAACCAGCCGACTTCACCGCAGTTCAATACATCGCGATCGATCTGCTTCGGTGTAAAAATGCCGAGACGGTCGGCGTTATACACCTGCCCCGTACTCATTACCTTAATTTTGTCACCTTTACGCATCGTGCCGTTTTTAATACGAACCAGTGACACAACGCCGAGGTAGTTATCGAACCAAGAGTCAATAATCAGCGCCTGCAACGGCGCATCGGCGCTACCTTCCGGCGGAGGAATATCACGCACCAGACGCTCCAGAACATCCGGCACGCCTATCCCTGTTTTTGCAGAGCAGCGCACAGCATCAGTGGCATCAATGCCAACAATGTCCTCAATCTCTTGAGCAACACGATCGGGGTCAGCGGCAGGTAGGTCGATCTTGTTAAGAACCGGCACCACTTCCAGATTCATATCCAACGCGGTATAGCAGTTAGCCAGCGTTTGAGCTTCTACACCTTGCCCGGCATCAACAACAAGCAGCGCGCCTTCACAGGCAGCGAGCGAGCGAGAAACTTCATAAGAGAAGTCAACGTGCCCAGGCGTATCAATGAAGTTTAACTGGTAGGTTTGACCGTCCTGCGCTTTATAATCCAACGTTACGCTTTGCGCTTTAATCGTGATTCCGCGTTCACGCTCCAGATCCATCGAATCCAGAACCTGCGCAGCCATTTCACGCTCAGTTAAACCGCCGCAGATCTGGATAATACGGTCAGATAACGTCGATTTACCGTGGTCGATATGGGCAATAATGGAGAAATTTCGTATATGCTTCATTATAAAAATTTTTCTACCTTGATATTCCTGAAATTCTTGCCGATGGGCATGCGCATAGGTGAAAACAGCAGCGATGTTATTCCACCTGAATCGCAGCATTCTACATGCGGGAAGCGTGAAAACCTAGTCATGTCCGGTGCATTCCCCTTGATTATGACGGTTTTATTTGGAATAGCAGAACAACAAGAGGAAAGCAGGAAGTAAAGTATCATTACGTGGTAAACATCGTGTCGAAAGATAGCAAGAGAGTGAACGCGGTTTCCGCACCACACGCCCTTTGCGCTTGGACGTACGAATCAATTTTGCAACAGCGTTCCAGGTAGCGCGATTTGCAGGATAACAGGCTCATAACGCTTATTTTTACCTAACCGTTTTGCCCACCGTTTAACCCCGATAAACGCTAACCCGCCCCCCAATAATGCCCCCATAACGGCAGCCAAATCGGTACTAAATAGCGTTTGGAATATCGCCGCCCCGAACAACAACCCAACCAGCGGAACAAAGTAAACCAGAGCGGCAGAAAGCAACAACCGCCCTTCGGAAATACCCAACTCCACTTTTTGTCCCACTTCCAAAGGCCGATCGTAGGGGACATGCAGCGTATTTTCAGCAGAAAGCCCAAGCTGACTTAATAAGCCAGTTCCACACGACGAGCGAGATTTACAACTGCCACACCCTGCACTGGGTTCACACCGCAGCTCCGCAATACCATCCTGCCATGACACAACCGTTGCCCATTCTTTAATCATGGTTGCGCCTTCAAAAGGATGCTGTCAGCCACGCGCTTAGCTGTAGAAGCTGGGATATCACCAACAACGGTAATCTCGCGATTTCCCCGCATGACGGTGTGAATAGAACGTCGTCCCGTGAGCAGTGACTGCTCCTCACTCACGTCAGAAGACGGGCTAATATTAATCGAGAAACTAAACAAACCATCGCTGTACAGGCGGGTTTCAATCGGAATAGACGAGCCAGGCAAGATTTTCTTACTGTGCGAAAGCGCTTTCATTCCTGTAGGCAACCATTCGGGCTCCCAGGTGAAATCCCCCTTTTCTACAGCAGACGTGGGTAAAACGGGGGGAAGCTTGATCCCTTCCAGCGGGCGCATCACGCTAACCACATCATCATCAACAATCAGCGATGTCGTTAAGAATTGTTCTAACCTCTTGTCACCATTCCGATCTTGTAAATCGATACGCAGTGGAAGTTTCGATTCCGCATCAATCCACACCGTATAACTGTAGCGTGTGCCATCACGTGATATGACCCGAATACCAGATGCAAGACGATCGGCAATGCGCACCCGCCCATCAGCGGGAACAAAATCATAATAAGGCGATAACTTCTGGAAATCAGCAAAGACGAGGGAAGGGAGAGAATCGACAATATGATCGCTGGCGAGCGTAAATGGCTCAAAACCGGGATCGAAATAGCTGATCTCATTACCACGCTGCACAATCTCGCGTCGCGGCCCATCCATAAACAACAATTGCGCCAGGGAATGATTGTTGACCACGGCATGACGATACCGTACCGACTCAAATCCTTGCAGGGTGATGTTGATAAATGAAATTTCGTAATTCAAAGAACGAACAGCGCTATTCATCTGCTGTAACAACGCGCCCGGCTCAGCATTCTGAGCCGGGGCGAACGTAGAATAAAACAGGCTGCCAATCAGAAAACAGGCGGCGGACCAAACTCGCTTCATTACCGGGGCTGTGTTCCTAATGATTGAGTGCCAGGAACCTGAATTGCCGCTTGCTGATCATCCTGCGGCAGAGCATGTTCGGCATGCAATCGGCGCTGTAATTCATAGTCCTGCAAAATGGCGTTAAGGCGGTTACGCTGCATATCAGATTTCTGTTGGCCACTGTGAGGGGCAATATTTTCTGACGGTACGCCCAAGCTCACCGGGGAAGCGGTCCCCATAGCAGGTAAAGTACTGAACACGCCGGATTCCACAGCATGTTCAGTCGCATTGCCCTGTTGGTAATTTTGTACGCCGACAATTACGGCTAAAGATACGCAGGCAGCGACACCGACTTGCGTCAGTTGGCTACCCCACGGGCGAATTTTGTGCCAGAACGGCATCTTCGCCCACTCGACAGGTTGTGGCTGAGATTCAGGCTGCGCTTGTGGAACCAGACGAACAGGTTCTTTTTCGATTGCAGCGGCAACACGAGAAGCGATGTCCAGGTGAATCACGTTTTCACTGACATCACCACGTAACGCATCACGAATTAGATGATAACTTTGCCAACTTTGCTGCAATGCGTCATCCCGTGACAATGCGCCTAACAGCTCGGAATCTACTGCTTCGCCATCCATTAAAGCGGAAAGTTTCTCTTTCTGCATACCGACACCCTTACCTTGTCAAATCCATCATTAATCATGCGGATAGCTGGAAACGCTCGCTAGCGCTGAATAAGCGGTTGTACTTTATTATCAATCGCTTCCCGCGCCCGAAAGATACGAGAACGAACCGTGCCGACGGGACAATCCATAATCACGGCAATCTCTTCATAGCTTAAACCGTCCAACTCACGCAGCGTAATCGCTAAACGTAAATCCTCCGGTAAAGACTCGATAGTTCGGAAAACGATACTTCGTAGTTCCTCTGACAACATTAAATTCTCAGGGTTCGATATTTCTTTCAGTGCACCCGCATTTTCATAGTTTTCTGCGTCATTGGCATCAATGTCGCTGGAAGGCGGGCGGCGCCCCTGAGCTACCAGGTAATTCTTGGCTGTATTCACGGCGATACGATACAACCACGTATAGAACGCACTATCACCGCGGAATGATTCTAACGCGCGATACGCTTTAATAAACGATTCCTGTACCACGTCAGGCACGTCCCCTTGTGGAACATACCGTGATACCAGGCTCGCTACCTTATGCTGATAACGAACGACCAACAAGTTAAACGATTTTTGATCGCCCTTTTGGACTCGCTCGACCAGAACCTGATCTGCCAGTTGCTCGCTCATCCGAGGTAATCTCTACTCAAACCGTTCTCCACACATAAAATAGTACTGCCAGCTAGATAAGTCATATTTAGAGCAAGCTCCTCATTAGAACCAAGACATCCAATAAAGTTCCAGGTCATCGTTTTTCTTTTGTTTAGTGCCGTTACTCATCTTTGCGATGCGTACCTATGACGCATTCTCGTCATCACACACTTTCTTCATCACACATTGTCTTCATCTGAGGCTCTACGCTCTTCTTCCGGGGGATGATACGATAAATCCGAGGTATTCGCACGATTCACCATATTGCATCATTCGCTTATCCTTTATAGCGTAGAGAAGAGGCCAAAAACCAATACAGCAATTGACTATTGGGTGCTACCATCGGATTTCCTCTTCTTTTTGCATCCACGACACAACCATGCAAACGACCACTGAATACGTCTGTGATGTTTTAATCATTGGCAGCGGTGCTGCCGGGCTTTCACTGGCATTGCGTCTGGCTTCGCAGGCCAACGTGACGGTATTAAGCAAAGGTCCGCTCAACGAAGGCGCGACATTTTATGCTCAGGGCGGCATCGCAGCTGTTTTCGATGAAGCCGACACCATTGATTCTCATATCGAAGATACCCTGATCGCCGGTGATGGCCTGTGTGAGCGGGAAGCCGTTGAATTCATCGCCAGTAATGCTAAACACTGCGTGCAGTGGCTGATCGAACAAGGCGTATTATTTGATACCGAAACCAGCACCAGCGGCGAAGAACGTTATCATCTCACGCGCGAAGGTGGCCATAGCCACCGCCGGATTCTGCACGCCGCGGATGCGACAGGAAAAGAAGTGGAAAACACGCTGGTGCAGAAAGCGTTATCTCATCCAAATATTCGGATTATGGAACGCTGTAACGCCGTCGATTTGATTACCTCGAATAAGCTGGGTTTGCCCGGTACACGCCGCATTGTCGGTGCTTATATATGGAACCGTGAACGGGAGCGCGTAGAATCCTGCCGGGCGAAAACGGTGGTTCTGGCGACCGGAGGCGCATCCAAAGTTTATCAATACACCACAAATCCCGATATTTCCTCTGGTGATGGCATAGCCATGGCATGGCGCGCGGGTTGCCGCGTGGCAAATCTGGAGTTCAATCAGTTTCACCCGACCTGCCTGTTCCACCCACAGGCGCGAAATTTCCTGTTAACAGAAGCGTTACGCGGTGAAGGGGCGTACCTTAAACGCCCCGACGGCACACGCTTTATGCCCGATTTCGATACCAGAGGCGAACTGGCACCGCGTGATGTTGTCGCCAGAGCCATTGACCATGAGATGAAACGGCTTGGTGCAGACTGCATGTATCTGGACATCAGCCACAAACCCGAAGCGTTCATCAAACAGCACTTCCCCACTATCGATGAAAAATTACAGTCTCTCGGCATCGATCTGACGCGAGAAGCGATACCGATCGTACCGGCAGCGCACTATACCTGCGGTGGCGTGATGGTTGACCAGCATGGGCGTACCGACCTTGACGGTCTGTATGCGATTGGCGAAGTCAGCTATACCGGATTGCATGGCGCAAACCGCATGGCGTCCAATTCTTTGCTGGAATGTCTGGTTTATGGCTGGTCAGCCGCCGAGGATATTTTGCAACGCTTACCGCAGATCAAAGCGGTGAAAAAATTGCCGGATTGGGATGAAAGTCAGGTAGACAATTCCGACGAACAGGTGGTGATCCAGCATAATTGGCACGAACTGCGTTTGTTTATGTGGGATTACGTTGGGATCGTGCGCACCACGAAGAGATTAGAACGAGCACAACGCCGCATCCATCTGCTTCAACAAGAAATCAATGAGTACTACGCCCACTTCCGTATTTCCAACAATTTGCTGGAACTTCGTAACCTAGTACAAGTCGCCGAACTCATTGTCCGCTGTGCATTGGAAAGGAAAGAAAGCCGTGGACTGCATTACACTCTGGACTACCCAGAACAGTTTGAAGCCCCGACGCCAACTATTCTGGTGCCGTAACTCACAAAAATAATAATCCGCAAACAATAGCTAAGACAGAAAAGGCAGACGCAGCTAAACGCGTCTGCCTTCTACATAAAAAGATAGAAATCTTTTGTCAGTTGCTGAAAATCGCTCGAATAACACTTTGCTGCATCACGGATGACCAGTGAGGAATTCACACATTCTCTTTCCTGACGAGACAGCGCCAGCAAAATGCGGTGCACAGGTTTATCTTCCCGTTCCGATACACGAAGCTGTTGGTGAACGTACCAATGATGTTGCTGCGCCAGGGGAATAAAATGCTCCACAACCTGAACGGGCAGCACCACGCAAAAAAGCCCTTCGGGCATCAGCAGTTGATGCGCACAGTGCAACAGCGCGTCATGGGTTAACGAGGTGGTATAACGCGCCTGCTCACGCTCAACCGACCCACATGCGATCCCAGGTTGGAAATAAGGCGGATTACTGACAATCAACGAATAATGGGGACTTCGCGTCGCGGCGAAACCCACGATATCCTCAGCATAAACCGTTATTCTGTCAGCCCACGGTGAAGCAACGATGTTTTCTTTCGCCTGCTGACTAGCCGCGCTATCCAGTTCGACGGCATCAATCTGAACATGCGGCTCGGAGCGTTGTGCTAGCATCAGCGCAAGGAGGCCGGAACCGCTGCCGATATCCAGAATTCGCGTGGCAGAGGAAACCGGAGCCCAGGCTCCCAGCAAAATACCATCGGTTCCCACTTTCATGGCACAGCGATCGTGCGCCACAAAGAATTGCTTGAAGGTAAATCCATCCTGACGCAATGTCAGTTTATTATCAGCCTGATGACTCATGAAAATAAGATTCCAAACACAAACCGCAGTAGCATAGGTGAAACATCAGGGCAGGGAAAGTGCCGATGTCTGCTTAAACAGGTGAAGAAATCGGCCAATCCGTCTATAATCGGCGCCCCAAATAGAGGTAGACCATGACTGTAACCAATTTTTCCGAGCTCGATCTTGATGAAAGCCTGTTAGACGCCCTGCGTGATATGGGTTATGAACGTCCGACTGCGATTCAAGCCGAGGCAATCCCTCCGGCGATGGAAGGCCGTGACGTACTGGGCTCCGCGCCAACAGGAACAGGTAAAACCGCCGCCTATT
The window above is part of the Pectobacterium araliae genome. Proteins encoded here:
- the pdxJ gene encoding pyridoxine 5'-phosphate synthase gives rise to the protein MAELLLGVNIDHIATLRNARGTAYPDPVQAAFVAEQAGADGITVHLREDRRHITDRDVRILRETLQTRMNLEMAVTEEMLNIACDVKPHFCCLVPEKRQEVTTEGGLDVAGQQEKIDNAVARLSQANILVSLFIDADKRQIDAAVASGAPYIEIHTGAYADAPDDETRQHEFERIRDAATYAAAQGLKVNAGHGLTYHNVLPIAALPEMHELNIGHAIIGRGVMSGLKDAVTEMKSLMREARR
- the recO gene encoding DNA repair protein RecO; translated protein: MEGWQRAFVLHGRPYSETSLLLDLFSESDGRVRVLAKGARARRSNLKGCLQPFTPLLVRWSGRGEVKTLRSAEPVSLALPLTGSMLYSGLYVNELLSRVLEHETNYSALFFDYLHCLQHLAAHDASPEPALRRFELALLGYLGYGVDFLHCAGSGEPVANTMTYQYREERGFIASLVVDNKSFTGHELRSLASREFPDAGTLKAAKRFTRIALKPYLGGKPLKSRELFRQFVPAANLSKTTSSDK
- the era gene encoding GTPase Era gives rise to the protein MSEVQTHCGFVAIVGRPNVGKSTLLNQLLGQKISITSRKPQTTRHRIMGIHTEGPYQAIYVDTPGLHIEEKRAINRLMNRAASSSIGDVELIIFVVEGTHWNDDDDMVLNKLRDQKLPVLLAINKVDNVTDKTKLLPHIQFLSQQMDFLDVVPISAEKGTNVDTIASIVRKHLPQATHHFPEDYITDRSQRFMASEIIREKLMRFLGEELPYSVTVEIERFVTNERGGYDINGLILVEREGQKKMVIGNKGAKIKTIGIESRQDMEEMFEAKVHLELWVKVKSGWADDERALRSLGYSEDL
- the rnc gene encoding ribonuclease III — translated: MNPILINRLQRKLGYTFQQYELLLQALTHRSASSKHNERLEFLGDSILSFVIANALYHRFPKVDEGDMSRMRATLVRGNTLAEIAREFELGECLRLGPGELKSGGFRRESILADTVEALIGGIFLDSDILNIERLILNWYQTRLDEISPGDKQKDPKTRLQEFLQGRHLPLPTYLVVQVRGEAHDQEFTIHCQVSGFSESVIGTGSSRRKAEQAAAEQALKKLELE
- the lepB gene encoding signal peptidase I, which encodes MANMFAVILALVTLVTGIVWCLDRFIWAPARRKKFAAMSGAELADGAVSSKAIQQPGWIETIASVFPVVALVLVVRSFIYEPFQIPSGSMMPTLLIGDFILVEKFAYGIKEPFTQKTLIETGHPKRGDVVVFKYPSDPKVDFIKRVVGVPGDRVSYNPITKQVTIRPSCQGQQACDTALAVTYSNVQPSDFVQTFNQPGGESRGGFYQVPANDNSVDGVRMGTRKESLGNVTHNILLVPGQQDQLGGYYQQSQQQLATWVVPTGHYFMMGDNRDNSLDSRYWGFVPERNLVGKATAIWMSFDKQEGEWPTGVRLSRIGGIH
- the lepA gene encoding translation elongation factor 4 is translated as MKHIRNFSIIAHIDHGKSTLSDRIIQICGGLTEREMAAQVLDSMDLERERGITIKAQSVTLDYKAQDGQTYQLNFIDTPGHVDFSYEVSRSLAACEGALLVVDAGQGVEAQTLANCYTALDMNLEVVPVLNKIDLPAADPDRVAQEIEDIVGIDATDAVRCSAKTGIGVPDVLERLVRDIPPPEGSADAPLQALIIDSWFDNYLGVVSLVRIKNGTMRKGDKIKVMSTGQVYNADRLGIFTPKQIDRDVLNCGEVGWLVCAIKDILGAPVGDTLTLARQPAETALPGFKKVKPQVYAGLFPISSDDYEAFRDALGKLSLNDASLFYEPESSTALGFGFRCGFLGLLHMEIIQERLEREYDLELITTAPTVVYEVETTAKETIYVDSPSKLPPLNNIQELREPIAECHMLMPQEYLGNVITLCIEKRGVQTNMVYHGNQVALTYEIPMAEVVLDFFDRLKSTSRGYASLDYGFKRFQTSDMVRVDVLINNERVDALALITHRDNSQYRGREFVEKMKELIPRQQFDIAIQAAIGNHIIARSTVKQLRKNVLAKCYGGDVSRKKKLLQKQKDGKKRMKQVGNVELPQEAFLAILHVGKDSK
- the rseC gene encoding SoxR-reducing system protein RseC, with translation MIKEWATVVSWQDGIAELRCEPSAGCGSCKSRSSCGTGLLSQLGLSAENTLHVPYDRPLEVGQKVELGISEGRLLLSAALVYFVPLVGLLFGAAIFQTLFSTDLAAVMGALLGGGLAFIGVKRWAKRLGKNKRYEPVILQIALPGTLLQN
- the rseB gene encoding sigma-E factor regulatory protein RseB is translated as MKRVWSAACFLIGSLFYSTFAPAQNAEPGALLQQMNSAVRSLNYEISFINITLQGFESVRYRHAVVNNHSLAQLLFMDGPRREIVQRGNEISYFDPGFEPFTLASDHIVDSLPSLVFADFQKLSPYYDFVPADGRVRIADRLASGIRVISRDGTRYSYTVWIDAESKLPLRIDLQDRNGDKRLEQFLTTSLIVDDDVVSVMRPLEGIKLPPVLPTSAVEKGDFTWEPEWLPTGMKALSHSKKILPGSSIPIETRLYSDGLFSFSINISPSSDVSEEQSLLTGRRSIHTVMRGNREITVVGDIPASTAKRVADSILLKAQP
- the rseA gene encoding anti-sigma-E factor RseA; protein product: MQKEKLSALMDGEAVDSELLGALSRDDALQQSWQSYHLIRDALRGDVSENVIHLDIASRVAAAIEKEPVRLVPQAQPESQPQPVEWAKMPFWHKIRPWGSQLTQVGVAACVSLAVIVGVQNYQQGNATEHAVESGVFSTLPAMGTASPVSLGVPSENIAPHSGQQKSDMQRNRLNAILQDYELQRRLHAEHALPQDDQQAAIQVPGTQSLGTQPR
- the rpoE gene encoding RNA polymerase sigma factor RpoE, which codes for MSEQLADQVLVERVQKGDQKSFNLLVVRYQHKVASLVSRYVPQGDVPDVVQESFIKAYRALESFRGDSAFYTWLYRIAVNTAKNYLVAQGRRPPSSDIDANDAENYENAGALKEISNPENLMLSEELRSIVFRTIESLPEDLRLAITLRELDGLSYEEIAVIMDCPVGTVRSRIFRAREAIDNKVQPLIQR